The Malus domestica chromosome 13, GDT2T_hap1 genome includes a window with the following:
- the LOC103451899 gene encoding serine/threonine-protein phosphatase PP2A catalytic subunit encodes MPSHSDLDRQIEHLMECKTLPEAEVKTLCEQARAILVEEWNVQPVKCPVTVCGDIHGQFYDLIELFRIGGNAPDTNYLFMGDYVDRGYYSVETVTLLVALKVRYRDRITILRGNHESRQITQVYGFYDECLRKYGNANVWKFFTDLFDYLPLTALIESQVFCLHGGLSPSLDTLDNIRALDRIQEVPHEGPMCDLLWSDPDDRCGWGISPRGAGYTFGQDIAAQFNHTNGLSLISRAHQLVMEGYNWCQEKNVVTVFSAPNYCYRCGNMAAILEIGENMDQNFLQFDPAPRQIEPDNTRKTPDYFL; translated from the exons ATGCCGTCTCATTCGGATCTGGACCGTCAGATCGAGCATCTGATGGAGTGCAAGACGTTGCCGGAGGCGGAGGTGAAGACGCTGTGCGAGCAGGCGAGGGCGATCCTGGTGGAGGAGTGGAACGTGCAGCCGGTGAAGTGCCCCGTCACGGTGTGCGGAGATATACACGGCCAGTTCTACGACCTCATTGAGCTTTTTAGGATAGGAGGGAACGCTCCCGATACTAATTACCTTTTTATGGGTGATTATGTAG ATCGTGGGTACTATTCTGTGGAGACTGTCACGCTTCTGGTCGCTCTGAAAGTCCGTTATAGAGATAGAATTACAATCCTCAGAGGAAATCACGAAAGCCGGCAAATTACTCAAGT GTATGGTTTTTATGACGAATGCTTGAGAAAGTATGGGAATGCCAATGTCTGGAAGTTCTTTACCGATTTATTTGATTATCTTCCCCTGACAGCCCTCATTGAGAGTCAG GTCTTCTGTTTGCATGGGGGTCTTTCACCATCTTTGGACACATTGGACAATATCCGAGCTTTGGACCGTATACAGGAG GTTCCACATGAAGGACCAATGTGTGATCTCTTGTGGTCTGATCCAGATGACCGCTGTGGGTGGGGAATATCTCCGCGGGGTGCTGGCTATACATTCGGGCAGGATATAGCTGCTCAGTTTAACCATACCAATGGACTGAGTCTGATTTCAAGAGCTCATCAGCTTGTCATGGAAGGATACAATTGGTGCCAG GAAAAGAATGTGGTGACCGTTTTCAGCGCTCCAAACTATTGCTATCGGTGTGGGAACATGGCCGCAATTTTGGAAATTGGCGAGAACATGGACCAGAATTTTCTGCAGTTCGACCCAGCCCCTCGTCAAATTGAGCCGGACAACACACGCAAGACTCCCgattattttttgtaa